The Agrobacterium vitis genome has a segment encoding these proteins:
- a CDS encoding succinate dehydrogenase iron-sulfur subunit has translation MVELTLPKNSQIKPGKVWPKPSGAKNLREYQIYRWSPDDDKNPSLDTYYVDMDDCGPMVLDGLLYIKNKIDPTLTFRRSCREGICGSCAMNIDGTNTLACTKGTDEVKGTVKVYPLPHMPVVKDLVPDLTNFYAQHRSIEPWLKTVSPTPVKEWKQSHDDRQKLDGLYECILCACCSTSCPSYWWNGDRYLGPAVLLQAYRWLIDSRDEAKGERLDNLEDPFRLYRCHTIMNCAQVCPKGLNPAKAIAEIKKMMVERRV, from the coding sequence ATGGTTGAACTGACGCTTCCCAAGAATTCTCAGATCAAGCCGGGCAAGGTCTGGCCAAAGCCTTCAGGTGCCAAGAACCTGCGGGAATACCAGATCTATCGCTGGAGCCCCGATGACGACAAAAATCCAAGCCTCGACACCTATTATGTCGATATGGACGATTGCGGTCCGATGGTTCTCGACGGTCTTCTCTATATCAAGAACAAGATCGATCCGACACTGACGTTCCGCCGGTCCTGTCGTGAGGGCATTTGCGGCTCCTGCGCGATGAATATCGATGGCACCAACACGCTGGCCTGCACCAAGGGGACCGACGAGGTGAAAGGGACCGTGAAGGTCTATCCTCTGCCGCATATGCCTGTGGTCAAGGATCTGGTTCCCGACCTGACCAACTTCTATGCCCAGCACCGCTCTATCGAGCCCTGGCTGAAAACGGTGTCTCCGACGCCGGTTAAGGAATGGAAGCAGAGCCATGACGACCGGCAGAAGCTGGACGGCCTTTATGAGTGCATTCTGTGCGCTTGCTGCTCGACTTCTTGCCCGAGCTATTGGTGGAATGGTGATCGCTATCTCGGCCCCGCCGTGCTGCTACAAGCCTATCGCTGGTTGATCGACAGCCGTGATGAGGCCAAGGGCGAGCGTCTGGATAATCTGGAAGATCCCTTCCGGCTCTATCGCTGCCATACGATCATGAATTGCGCGCAAGTCTGTCCAAAGGGCCTCAATCCGGCCAAGGCGATTGCCGAAATCAAGAAAATGATGGTCGAGCGCCGCGTTTGA
- a CDS encoding protease inhibitor Inh/omp19 family protein, with product MKLKFAATGLMVVLSLAGCQRTSSDYGSSSLPPLQAQPVPQVQSGQLPPPGASQFPVAPTSNQSAALTPNAPPPGSSLDFTKEQMVGNWRVANGQSSCDMFLTLTNLGGGSRGGTRGCVGPLTTMGAWDVANKQLMLKDRDGNVIGTLYKTADNRFNGSTSAGQPVSLSR from the coding sequence ATGAAACTGAAATTTGCGGCGACGGGTTTGATGGTCGTGCTTTCTCTTGCCGGGTGTCAGCGTACGTCAAGCGATTACGGTTCCTCGTCACTGCCGCCTTTGCAGGCACAGCCGGTGCCTCAAGTCCAGTCGGGGCAATTGCCGCCTCCAGGTGCGAGCCAGTTTCCGGTCGCTCCCACGTCTAACCAGAGCGCTGCCTTGACACCGAACGCGCCGCCGCCGGGTAGCTCGCTCGATTTCACCAAGGAACAGATGGTTGGCAATTGGCGTGTGGCCAATGGCCAGTCCAGCTGCGACATGTTCCTGACCCTCACCAATCTGGGTGGTGGATCGCGCGGCGGTACGCGCGGTTGCGTCGGCCCGCTGACGACGATGGGCGCCTGGGACGTCGCCAACAAGCAGTTGATGCTGAAGGATCGCGACGGCAATGTGATCGGCACACTCTACAAGACAGCAGACAATCGCTTCAACGGCTCCACCAGCGCTGGTCAGCCTGTCAGCCTCAGCCGGTAA